One Bacteroidales bacterium genomic window, ACTGCCCATGATAAATTAGGAATAAGGTCAACAAGAAACTTTGAAAAAACATATTCTGCTATTCCGCTTGCACCTGGCGTAGGGCTAACCAGAAACAACATTCGCATTACAAGTTGTCGGGCATAAATCAGGAAATGGTCGAAATATCCTAATTTGCTTGCAAAAAAAGCCATGAACATAAAAT contains:
- a CDS encoding lysylphosphatidylglycerol synthase domain-containing protein encodes the protein FMFMAFFASKLGYFDHFLIYARQLVMRMLFLVSPTPGASGIAEYVFSKFLVDLIPNLSWAVPLALIWRLITYYPYLFLGSVILPGWIKRVYKKNK